The following are encoded in a window of Gossypium raimondii isolate GPD5lz chromosome 13, ASM2569854v1, whole genome shotgun sequence genomic DNA:
- the LOC105783959 gene encoding protein TIC 20-v, chloroplastic, with protein MLLFNPITSLAVPLTLSPKIHYSPSLSSLKNHPSFHTNKNHNPTRRKLLIVQAKGEDSADGPDRLISAICYFYPFFDGIQYGKYVITQFTPIQVLIQPLFPAIKVFKSFPLNGFLVFLTLYFVVVRNPNFSRYVRFNTMQAIVIDVLLIFPDLLERSFNPKEGLGLDLVMSFDSTVFLYLLVSLIYASSSCLFGQLPRLPIVAEAADRQVL; from the coding sequence ATGCTTTTATTCAATCCCATCACTTCACTAGCAGTTCCTCTAACCTTATCTCCAAAAATCCATTACTCCCCTTCCCTTTCCTCTCTCAAAAACCACCCCTCTTTTCACACCAACAAAAACCAtaacccaacaagaagaaagcTTCTGATAGTGCAAGCTAAAGGTGAGGACTCAGCTGATGGCCCTGACAGGTTGATTTCAgcaatatgttatttttatccTTTCTTTGATGGTATACAGTATGGGAAGTATGTTATAACACAGTTCACTCCCATCCAAGTGCTGATTCAACCTCTTTTCCCAGCCATTAAGGTGTTCAAAAGCTTCCCCTTGAATGggtttttagtgtttttgacTTTGTACTTTGTGGTTGTTAGGAACCCCAATTTTAGTAGGTATGTGAGGTTCAACACTATGCAGGCGATTGTGATTGATGTTTTGTTGATATTCCCGGATCTGTTGGAGAGGAGTTTCAATCCAAAAGAAGGGTTGGGTTTGGATTTGGTGATGAGCTTTGATAGCACTGTCTTCTTGTACCTCCTGGTTTCTCTCATTTACGCTTCCTCTTCTTGCTTGTTTGGCCAGTTGCCAAGGTTGCCTATTGTTGCTGAAGCTGCTGATAGACAGGTTCTTTGA